One window of Thermoplasmata archaeon genomic DNA carries:
- a CDS encoding radical SAM protein — MAVVARRDKGGRIGKTAHESPDYVRASTAAAITLGFYPGRFYRGARLGALNLLLTYESGCYARCAYCGLSSSREPERDSFIRVDWPTFRTDEVIERTLQRGRHLQRVCISMITHPRALADLNDIAGRFRDSTNLGISGLIAPTLIRGRGPLEEMKRAGVDRIGIAIDAATPELFERLRGRGVRGPHRWERYWSVLEDSIAVFGRGMVGVHLIVGLGETEREMVEAIQRVSDLGASTHLFSFFPEAGSAMEDWPRPPLGQYRRVQLARYIIDTGLGRFERMSFNSRGQLVGFDLSGGELERVIESGEAFMTSGCPGRDGRVACNRPYGNERPSEKLRNFPFPPGKRDIRDARAQLADYD, encoded by the coding sequence ATGGCGGTCGTGGCGCGCCGGGACAAAGGTGGAAGAATCGGGAAAACCGCACATGAGTCGCCCGATTATGTGCGGGCGAGCACGGCCGCGGCCATAACCCTTGGGTTCTACCCTGGGAGATTCTACCGGGGTGCGCGCCTCGGCGCGCTCAACCTCCTTCTCACATACGAATCGGGCTGCTACGCGAGATGCGCCTACTGCGGCCTCTCGAGCTCGCGCGAGCCCGAGAGGGACAGTTTCATCAGGGTGGACTGGCCGACCTTCCGCACCGACGAGGTGATAGAGCGCACCCTCCAGCGCGGTCGCCACCTCCAGAGAGTCTGCATATCTATGATAACCCACCCGAGAGCCCTCGCCGACCTGAACGACATAGCGGGCAGGTTCAGGGACAGCACGAATCTTGGAATATCGGGCCTCATCGCGCCGACGTTGATAAGGGGCAGGGGGCCCCTCGAAGAGATGAAGAGGGCCGGTGTGGACAGAATCGGTATTGCGATAGACGCAGCCACGCCTGAGCTCTTCGAGCGCCTTCGCGGCCGGGGGGTCCGTGGCCCGCACAGGTGGGAGCGCTACTGGAGTGTTTTGGAGGACTCTATTGCCGTCTTTGGCAGGGGCATGGTCGGGGTCCACCTCATCGTCGGTCTCGGAGAGACGGAGAGGGAGATGGTCGAAGCGATTCAGAGGGTTAGCGACCTAGGCGCCTCGACGCACCTCTTCTCGTTCTTCCCTGAAGCGGGGAGCGCGATGGAGGATTGGCCCCGACCACCCCTTGGCCAGTACAGGAGGGTTCAGCTCGCGAGGTACATCATCGATACCGGTCTGGGCAGGTTCGAGAGGATGAGCTTCAACTCGAGGGGCCAGCTCGTCGGCTTCGACCTGAGTGGCGGGGAGCTTGAGAGAGTGATCGAGTCGGGCGAGGCTTTCATGACCTCCGGCTGCCCCGGGAGGGACGGGAGGGTCGCCTGCAACAGGCCCTACGGGAACGAGAGGCCCTCGGAGAAGCTGAGGAACTTCCCCTTCCCACCAGGCAAGAGGGACATCCGGGACGCGAGGGCGCAGCTGGCGGACTATGACTGA
- a CDS encoding cysteine desulfurase family protein: MGEARRVYLDGAAGLPVDPRVVEAMMPYFTERFGNPSSVHMFGREARSALEAARASVAALIGAARPGELVFTSGATEANNLAIKGVALRNRGEGKHIVVSRIEHMSVINSCRFLQKNGFEVTEVPPNRDGIVDPGAVERAIRKDTSLISVMWANNEIGTLQPVEEIGKIAAERDVYFHSDAVAAAGRVPINVQKAGVDLLTLSSNDIHGPRGVGALYVRDGTKLEPVIHGGGQERGLRSGTENLPGIVGFGRAAGLAASEMLAEAPRLAALRDRLVRGITERIPETYLNGHVEKRLPNIASIRFLYVEGESLILNLEAKGIAVSSGSACTSKTLEPSHVLMALGLPHEEAHGTLQFSLHRYITEEDIDHVVGVLPDIVRRLRAMSPLTPEHLR, from the coding sequence ATGGGGGAAGCAAGGAGAGTCTATCTCGATGGAGCGGCGGGGCTTCCCGTGGACCCGCGAGTGGTCGAGGCGATGATGCCCTACTTCACGGAGAGGTTCGGAAACCCCTCCTCGGTCCACATGTTCGGAAGGGAGGCGAGGAGTGCACTCGAGGCCGCTAGGGCGAGCGTCGCAGCGCTCATCGGCGCGGCGAGACCGGGTGAGCTTGTCTTCACTTCTGGAGCGACCGAGGCCAACAACCTCGCAATAAAGGGCGTGGCTTTAAGAAACCGGGGTGAGGGGAAGCACATTGTTGTATCCAGAATAGAGCATATGTCTGTCATCAACTCCTGCAGGTTCCTCCAGAAGAACGGCTTTGAGGTCACGGAGGTTCCGCCCAATAGGGATGGCATCGTCGACCCCGGCGCCGTGGAGCGAGCTATCAGAAAAGACACATCGCTGATCTCAGTGATGTGGGCGAACAACGAGATCGGCACCCTCCAGCCCGTCGAGGAGATAGGGAAAATCGCGGCAGAGAGGGACGTGTACTTCCACAGCGACGCCGTGGCGGCCGCGGGCAGGGTGCCGATAAACGTTCAAAAGGCCGGCGTGGACCTACTCACCCTCTCCTCAAACGACATCCATGGCCCGAGGGGCGTGGGAGCGCTGTATGTCAGAGATGGCACCAAGCTCGAGCCCGTTATTCACGGCGGGGGGCAGGAGAGGGGACTGCGCTCCGGGACCGAGAACCTGCCTGGCATCGTGGGCTTCGGCAGGGCCGCGGGGCTCGCGGCGAGCGAGATGCTCGCCGAAGCGCCGAGGCTCGCGGCCCTCAGGGACAGGCTCGTGAGGGGAATCACGGAGAGAATTCCGGAGACATACCTGAACGGCCACGTGGAGAAGCGCCTCCCGAACATCGCCTCCATCCGGTTCCTGTACGTCGAGGGGGAGTCGCTGATTCTGAATCTGGAGGCAAAGGGCATTGCCGTCTCCTCGGGCTCGGCCTGCACATCCAAGACCCTCGAGCCCTCCCACGTTCTGATGGCGCTCGGCCTGCCCCACGAGGAGGCTCACGGGACCCTCCAATTCTCCCTACATAGATACATCACAGAGGAGGACATCGACCACGTCGTCGGAGTCCTCCCGGACATCGTGAGACGCCTGAGAGCAATGTCTCCCCTGACGCCTGAGCACCTGAGGTGA
- the dnaG gene encoding DNA primase DnaG — protein MNIDPTAMKYVIHAKLQTDGIVEKPDVVGAIFGQTEGLLGDELDLRDLQKSGRMGRIEVEVESQRGKSIGRVTMPSSLDQVETAILAAALETIDRVGPCRAKIEVEDIEDVRVEKKKKIIERAKVLLQQLMEKSKAGGADLTNSVRAALQQEEVIAYGKDRCDAGPNVVDSDAIIVVEGRSDVLNLLRHGIKNAIAVGGTNIPKTIQDLSKERIVTAFVDGDRGGELILRELLQVAEVDYVARAPRGKEVEELTQKQIMKALRDKMSIDQFLESIGGPGALHGNAKFPLPPPPEEEAERPEERRPEASAAPDYPRTPPPSVVPEPGVPVPAPPPDASASMGGPQEGRGGWLSNIINRGRTEQRAQVQPPPPAPPAQPGKRLSPDQHRMKQLLDKLGGTGKANILNAKGVVLSEIPVRDLAEGLKSPPPESFSVVFDGIITQRVLDAAAEGGLKCVVGMKSASITKMPASIEVWTKSDLE, from the coding sequence ATGAATATAGACCCAACAGCAATGAAGTACGTGATACACGCGAAGCTCCAGACCGACGGCATCGTCGAGAAACCGGACGTCGTGGGAGCAATATTCGGGCAGACCGAGGGACTCCTCGGGGACGAGCTCGACCTTAGGGACCTCCAGAAGAGCGGCAGGATGGGTCGCATAGAGGTCGAGGTGGAGTCCCAGAGGGGCAAGTCGATTGGAAGGGTAACCATGCCCTCGAGCCTGGACCAGGTCGAGACAGCCATTCTAGCGGCCGCCCTAGAGACCATCGATAGGGTAGGCCCCTGCAGGGCGAAGATCGAGGTCGAGGACATCGAGGACGTGAGGGTGGAGAAGAAGAAGAAAATCATCGAGAGGGCCAAAGTGCTGCTCCAGCAGCTGATGGAGAAGTCCAAGGCCGGTGGCGCGGACCTGACGAATTCGGTCAGGGCCGCCCTCCAACAGGAGGAGGTCATCGCCTACGGTAAGGACCGCTGCGACGCCGGGCCCAACGTGGTGGACTCCGACGCCATAATTGTCGTCGAGGGCCGCTCCGACGTGCTCAACCTCTTGCGCCACGGCATCAAGAACGCGATAGCCGTGGGCGGAACCAACATACCCAAGACCATTCAGGACCTGAGCAAGGAGCGCATTGTGACGGCCTTTGTGGACGGGGATAGGGGTGGGGAGCTGATTCTCAGGGAGCTGCTGCAGGTCGCCGAGGTGGACTACGTCGCCAGAGCGCCGAGAGGCAAGGAGGTTGAGGAGCTTACACAAAAGCAGATAATGAAGGCCCTAAGAGACAAGATGAGCATAGACCAGTTCCTCGAGTCCATAGGCGGCCCCGGCGCGCTCCACGGGAACGCGAAGTTCCCCCTACCCCCTCCCCCCGAGGAGGAGGCGGAGAGACCGGAGGAGAGGAGGCCCGAAGCATCCGCGGCCCCCGACTACCCGCGCACCCCGCCGCCCTCCGTCGTTCCCGAGCCGGGCGTCCCCGTTCCCGCTCCCCCACCGGACGCCTCTGCCTCCATGGGCGGACCGCAGGAGGGAAGGGGTGGCTGGCTCTCCAACATAATCAACCGGGGCAGAACTGAGCAGAGAGCGCAGGTCCAGCCCCCGCCCCCTGCGCCGCCCGCCCAGCCTGGCAAGAGGCTATCACCCGACCAGCATAGGATGAAGCAGCTCCTCGACAAGCTCGGAGGGACCGGCAAAGCCAACATCCTCAACGCCAAGGGAGTGGTGCTCTCGGAGATTCCCGTCAGGGACCTTGCAGAGGGCCTGAAGTCGCCCCCGCCGGAGAGTTTCTCAGTGGTCTTCGATGGCATCATCACCCAGAGGGTGCTAGACGCAGCCGCTGAGGGCGGCCTGAAGTGCGTTGTGGGGATGAAGAGCGCCAGCATCACTAAAATGCCGGCAAGCATAGAGGTATGGACGAAGAGCGACCTTGAGTGA
- a CDS encoding CBS domain-containing protein: MPKEEKGEGRLRVSDFVITDEFDTVSAGTTVRETVRKLLAMKRGVVLVKDGENILGVVTERKILRGILEAQGDPLSLDVSKVMDTHILYVRDTDALETALEEIKKNRPAAVIVRDAQDRFRGYFSPIDYIEAEEKLKAMRK; encoded by the coding sequence ATGCCGAAGGAGGAAAAGGGCGAGGGCCGCTTGAGGGTCAGCGACTTCGTCATCACGGACGAGTTCGACACCGTAAGCGCGGGAACCACGGTCCGGGAAACGGTGAGGAAGCTGCTCGCCATGAAAAGGGGCGTGGTTTTGGTTAAGGACGGAGAAAATATTCTTGGGGTGGTCACAGAGCGCAAGATTCTCAGGGGCATCCTGGAGGCGCAGGGGGACCCTCTCTCGCTCGATGTCTCAAAGGTCATGGACACGCACATCCTATACGTGAGGGACACGGACGCGCTTGAGACCGCACTCGAGGAGATAAAGAAGAATCGGCCGGCGGCGGTGATTGTTCGCGATGCTCAGGACAGGTTCCGGGGTTACTTCTCTCCCATCGACTATATCGAGGCCGAGGAGAAGCTCAAGGCGATGAGGAAATGA
- a CDS encoding glycine cleavage system protein H yields MGDEEGGIYVVGEGPKKREGPRRSVPMGLRARREGRGNKEQRVAPARGRRGVLKVGGLRFPLDRFYYARRGAHVWLKPERGGVVRIGLDSFLARTAGHMNYIALGPGETARQGRSLGSFESAKFVSRLISPLSGRVVEVNQKVMRDPRLINRSPYDAWILAIRPERLERELSSPDILSEPEALKSWILEEMRKAEG; encoded by the coding sequence GTGGGAGATGAGGAAGGGGGAATTTACGTGGTAGGGGAGGGTCCTAAGAAGAGAGAAGGTCCGAGGAGGAGCGTCCCGATGGGCCTGAGGGCGAGGCGCGAAGGGCGGGGAAATAAGGAACAGAGGGTGGCCCCGGCAAGGGGCCGGAGGGGCGTTCTTAAGGTCGGCGGGCTGCGCTTTCCGCTCGACAGGTTCTACTATGCGCGCAGGGGAGCGCACGTCTGGCTCAAGCCAGAGAGGGGCGGTGTGGTGAGAATAGGCCTGGACTCGTTCCTTGCGCGCACGGCCGGCCACATGAACTACATCGCACTAGGCCCGGGAGAAACGGCCCGCCAGGGGAGGTCCCTCGGTAGCTTCGAGTCGGCGAAGTTCGTCAGCAGGCTAATTTCGCCCCTCAGCGGAAGGGTGGTCGAGGTCAATCAGAAGGTAATGAGGGACCCGAGGCTGATAAACAGGAGCCCATACGACGCCTGGATTCTCGCGATCAGGCCGGAGAGGTTGGAGAGGGAGCTATCGTCGCCCGACATTCTGTCCGAGCCGGAGGCCCTGAAGAGCTGGATTCTGGAAGAGATGAGGAAGGCCGAAGGTTAG
- the gcvH gene encoding glycine cleavage system protein GcvH, with translation MKVLDYDCPEELYYHKDHAWARVDGELVVIGVTDFAQKMAGTIKRIVTLEVGDEIEQDKPFGTLSSGKWTGKVQSPISGEIVEVNAALEERPKLVNDSPYGEGWMIKVRPSNLQDELARLYRPGTEAFTNWLTAEHNKYKK, from the coding sequence ATGAAAGTACTTGACTACGACTGTCCGGAGGAGCTCTACTACCACAAAGACCACGCCTGGGCCAGGGTTGATGGGGAGCTGGTCGTCATCGGCGTGACGGACTTCGCCCAGAAGATGGCCGGGACCATCAAGCGAATCGTGACGCTCGAGGTCGGGGATGAGATCGAGCAGGACAAGCCCTTCGGGACCCTGAGCTCGGGCAAGTGGACGGGAAAGGTCCAGTCACCCATCAGCGGCGAAATCGTGGAGGTCAATGCCGCGCTCGAGGAGAGGCCGAAGCTCGTCAACGACTCGCCCTACGGCGAGGGCTGGATGATAAAGGTCAGGCCCTCCAACCTCCAAGACGAGCTCGCCAGGCTCTATCGCCCCGGCACCGAGGCTTTTACAAACTGGCTCACGGCAGAGCACAACAAGTACAAGAAGTAA
- a CDS encoding sulfurtransferase TusA family protein, with protein sequence MAAQRVVPDRVSDQLGLYCPEPIFRTRQELDDMKPGEILEVVADDPATAEDIPRLVERTGNELVDFYRADGVNHFIIRKTSG encoded by the coding sequence ATGGCCGCGCAGAGGGTTGTGCCGGACCGCGTCTCGGATCAGCTCGGGCTGTACTGTCCCGAGCCTATATTCCGAACGAGGCAGGAGTTGGACGATATGAAGCCCGGTGAGATCCTTGAGGTCGTCGCTGACGACCCGGCGACCGCGGAGGACATACCGCGCCTTGTGGAGCGCACGGGCAACGAGCTTGTCGATTTCTACAGGGCGGACGGCGTGAACCACTTCATCATCCGGAAGACCTCCGGCTGA
- a CDS encoding 4Fe-4S binding protein encodes MVVKADLKKCKGAGACVEACPNEVLEKKGGKVHIAKPDDCVECGACVDACPNQALSLD; translated from the coding sequence ATGGTAGTCAAGGCGGACCTGAAGAAGTGCAAGGGGGCCGGGGCCTGCGTGGAAGCTTGTCCAAACGAGGTTCTTGAAAAGAAAGGTGGAAAGGTTCACATCGCCAAACCTGACGACTGCGTCGAGTGCGGCGCGTGCGTCGACGCCTGCCCGAACCAGGCGCTCAGCCTGGACTGA
- a CDS encoding ATP-binding protein: protein MRKGGRLGDIESTADIRIPSDPLERVIGQDEAVELARIAARQHRHFLLVGPPGTGKSMIAQAISLHLPRPSEEIQVVHNPEAPERPFVEVKTALDVRRELEAREGAEGELIEPHEAPVKVAEQLGYRCANCGAYSPPSETVCPSCERSKFQPLRTLSTNNPFGDLIGGIVEVTINQLGGAGRNRVTTTRRRGGGEEVVVYERCGDRIKVLDQRALEKRREVERANPRKVLVPLQRNPFVMATGASETELLGDVRHDPYGGHPQLGSLPYDRVIPGAVHEAHEGVLFIDELPHLSHLQRYILTAMQEKRFPISGRNPQSAGASVKVDGVPCDFIFVGACNLQDLPNILSPLRSRIAGSGYEVLVETYMPDTEENRAKIAQFVAQEVAMDGRIPHVSRAGVEEVIAEARRRAKALDGKDRCLTLRLRELGGLIRTAGDLAVMSGDKLVEAAHIRAALKRSRTVEEQVRDRYGSYFAGVARDISLAQRDYAPYNLWNQHLSDDKKGYE, encoded by the coding sequence ATGAGGAAGGGGGGCAGGCTGGGGGATATAGAGAGCACTGCCGACATCAGAATTCCCTCCGACCCGCTCGAGAGGGTGATCGGGCAGGACGAGGCCGTGGAGCTCGCGAGAATCGCTGCCCGGCAGCACCGCCACTTCCTCCTCGTGGGCCCTCCGGGGACGGGCAAGTCCATGATCGCGCAGGCGATATCGCTCCATCTTCCCCGGCCCTCGGAAGAGATTCAGGTGGTCCACAACCCGGAGGCTCCCGAGAGGCCATTCGTGGAGGTTAAGACGGCACTCGACGTCAGGAGGGAGCTTGAGGCCCGCGAGGGGGCGGAGGGAGAGCTGATTGAGCCACACGAGGCGCCTGTGAAGGTCGCCGAGCAGCTCGGGTACAGATGCGCGAACTGCGGAGCCTACTCCCCACCTTCGGAGACCGTCTGCCCGAGCTGCGAGAGGTCGAAGTTCCAGCCCCTGCGCACCTTGAGCACCAACAACCCTTTCGGGGACCTTATAGGGGGAATCGTTGAGGTAACCATAAACCAGCTCGGGGGAGCGGGGAGGAACCGGGTCACCACAACGCGCAGGCGTGGGGGCGGGGAGGAGGTCGTGGTCTACGAGCGATGCGGCGATCGAATCAAGGTTCTCGACCAGAGGGCGCTTGAGAAGAGGCGAGAGGTCGAGAGGGCGAACCCGCGCAAAGTTCTAGTCCCTCTCCAGCGCAACCCCTTCGTCATGGCGACGGGGGCTAGCGAGACGGAGCTGCTGGGTGACGTCAGGCACGACCCCTACGGCGGCCACCCCCAGCTCGGCTCACTGCCCTACGACAGGGTCATCCCTGGGGCGGTGCACGAGGCCCATGAAGGCGTTCTTTTCATTGACGAGCTGCCCCACCTGAGCCATCTCCAGAGGTACATACTGACCGCGATGCAGGAGAAGCGCTTCCCGATATCCGGCCGTAACCCGCAGAGCGCGGGCGCGAGTGTCAAGGTCGACGGCGTGCCATGCGACTTCATTTTCGTTGGAGCGTGCAATCTCCAGGATCTTCCGAACATACTCTCTCCCCTGAGGTCGAGAATCGCTGGATCCGGGTACGAGGTTCTGGTGGAGACCTACATGCCCGACACAGAGGAGAACCGGGCGAAGATAGCCCAGTTTGTTGCTCAGGAGGTCGCAATGGACGGGAGAATTCCGCACGTCAGCCGGGCCGGGGTGGAGGAGGTGATTGCGGAGGCGAGGCGTAGGGCGAAGGCCTTGGACGGAAAGGACCGGTGCCTGACGCTCAGGCTCAGGGAGCTAGGGGGGCTAATAAGGACCGCCGGGGATCTGGCGGTGATGTCGGGAGACAAGCTGGTCGAGGCGGCCCACATTAGAGCGGCGCTGAAGCGCTCCAGGACCGTAGAGGAGCAGGTCAGGGACAGGTACGGTTCATACTTTGCGGGCGTGGCGAGGGACATCTCGCTGGCCCAAAGAGACTACGCTCCCTACAACCTCTGGAACCAGCACCTCTCGGACGACAAGAAGGGCTACGAGTAG